In one Cystobacter fuscus DSM 2262 genomic region, the following are encoded:
- a CDS encoding M16 family metallopeptidase — MSLPSRLRLLGLGLLLVSAPALAKAPATPAKASLPAPYTSVEGISEYRLDNGLRVLLFPDPTKSTVTLNITYFVGSRHEGYGETGMAHLLEHLLFKGTPTTPNVPQALTQRGAHPNGTTWLDRTNYFETFPASDDNLRWALAFEADRMVNSFIAKKDLDSEMTVVRNELESGENDPSRVLGQRVMSTAFLWHNYGKSTIGARADLEHVPIDRLQAFYKKYYRPDNAMLVLAGRFEPAQALAEVKKTFGRLKAPKEPLPVTYTEEPVQDGERRVTLRRVGDVSALTTVYHVPEGAHPDFAAVDVLAHVLGMPPSGRLYKALVETKKAASASGYSLQLHDPGVLTFRATVREGQSLEAAREALLSTVEDAARTPFTAEEVDRARTALLKNVELTLNDSEGVAIELSEWAAIGDWRLFFLHRDRIEAVTPADVTRVAAWYLKSSNRTLGEFLPTSRPDRAELPPRVDVAALLQGYQGRAAVAQGEVFDPSPDNIEKRVTRSQVGGLKLALLPKKTRGEMVTLSLALRWGTEKALTGRAGAADYAGMLLMRGTTKHTRQQLRDALDKLKARVSVSGSLTGANVVVEAPRASLPEVMKLAAEMLREPAFDAQEFALVQQERLASLENQRSEPAYQGRLAISRALSPYPAGHPYYVNTYEESLAALQGTTLEQVRAFYRDFYGASKGELAAVGDFDADALAAQVARLFGDWKSPAPYERVPARPHKTDVQALVVETPDKANALFFTGEGLALRDDSPDYPALVLGNFLLGGGFLNSRLATRVRQKDGLSYSVSSSLTAGALDPVGLFSTFAIYAPQNAERLETAMREEVEKVLQKGFSAQELEQARAGLLEYRRTGRADDSRLTHTLVSYLFLDRTLAYDAAFEKRMSTLKPEDVRAAMARVLDWKQVTVVKAGDFAGAKAKAAPSPVTAPAAP; from the coding sequence ATGTCCCTCCCCTCCCGCCTGCGCCTGCTCGGCCTGGGCTTGTTACTCGTCTCCGCTCCCGCGCTCGCCAAGGCCCCCGCCACCCCGGCCAAGGCCTCCCTCCCCGCTCCCTACACGAGCGTCGAGGGCATCTCCGAGTACCGGCTCGACAATGGCTTGCGCGTCCTGCTCTTCCCGGACCCCACCAAGTCCACCGTCACCCTCAACATCACCTACTTCGTCGGCTCGCGGCACGAGGGCTATGGCGAGACGGGCATGGCCCACCTGCTCGAACACCTCCTGTTCAAGGGCACCCCCACCACCCCCAACGTTCCCCAGGCCCTCACCCAGCGCGGCGCCCACCCCAATGGCACCACCTGGTTGGACCGGACCAACTACTTCGAGACCTTCCCCGCCTCGGACGACAACCTGCGCTGGGCGCTCGCCTTCGAGGCCGACCGCATGGTCAACAGCTTCATCGCCAAGAAGGACCTCGACTCCGAGATGACCGTGGTGCGCAACGAATTGGAGAGCGGCGAGAACGACCCGTCGCGCGTGCTCGGCCAGCGCGTCATGAGCACCGCCTTCCTCTGGCACAACTACGGCAAGTCCACCATCGGCGCCCGCGCCGACCTGGAGCACGTGCCCATCGACAGGCTCCAGGCCTTCTACAAGAAGTACTACCGGCCGGATAACGCCATGCTGGTGCTCGCCGGGCGCTTCGAGCCCGCCCAGGCGCTCGCCGAGGTGAAGAAGACCTTCGGCCGCCTCAAGGCCCCCAAGGAGCCCCTGCCCGTCACCTACACCGAGGAGCCGGTGCAGGACGGCGAGCGCCGCGTCACCCTGCGCCGCGTGGGCGACGTGAGCGCCCTCACCACCGTCTACCACGTGCCCGAGGGCGCCCACCCCGACTTCGCCGCCGTCGACGTGCTCGCCCACGTGCTCGGCATGCCGCCCTCGGGCCGCCTGTACAAGGCGCTCGTGGAGACGAAGAAGGCCGCGAGCGCCAGCGGCTACAGCCTGCAGCTGCACGACCCGGGCGTGCTCACCTTCCGCGCCACCGTGCGCGAGGGCCAGTCGCTCGAGGCCGCGCGCGAGGCGCTGCTGTCCACCGTCGAGGACGCCGCGCGCACGCCCTTCACCGCCGAGGAGGTGGATCGCGCCAGGACGGCCCTGCTCAAGAACGTGGAGCTCACGCTCAACGACTCGGAGGGCGTCGCCATCGAGCTGTCCGAGTGGGCCGCCATCGGCGACTGGCGCCTGTTCTTCCTGCACCGCGACCGCATCGAGGCCGTCACCCCCGCGGACGTCACGCGCGTGGCGGCCTGGTACCTCAAGTCCTCCAACCGCACGCTCGGCGAGTTCCTCCCCACCTCCCGGCCGGACCGCGCCGAGCTGCCCCCGCGCGTGGACGTGGCCGCCCTGCTCCAGGGCTACCAGGGCCGCGCCGCCGTGGCCCAGGGCGAGGTGTTCGACCCGTCGCCGGACAACATCGAGAAGCGCGTGACGCGCTCGCAGGTGGGGGGCCTGAAGCTGGCGCTCCTACCCAAGAAGACGCGCGGGGAGATGGTGACCCTGTCCCTGGCGCTGCGCTGGGGCACGGAGAAGGCGCTCACCGGCCGCGCGGGCGCGGCGGACTACGCCGGCATGCTGCTCATGCGCGGCACCACGAAGCACACCCGCCAGCAGTTGCGCGACGCGCTCGACAAGCTCAAGGCCCGGGTGTCCGTGTCCGGCTCGCTCACCGGCGCCAATGTCGTGGTGGAGGCGCCCCGCGCGAGCCTCCCCGAGGTGATGAAGCTCGCGGCGGAGATGCTGCGCGAGCCGGCCTTCGACGCCCAGGAGTTCGCCCTCGTGCAGCAGGAGCGGCTCGCCTCCCTGGAGAACCAGCGCAGCGAGCCCGCCTACCAGGGCCGCCTCGCCATCTCGCGCGCGCTCTCGCCCTACCCCGCCGGCCACCCCTACTACGTGAACACCTACGAGGAGTCGCTCGCCGCGCTCCAGGGCACCACGCTCGAGCAGGTGCGCGCCTTCTACCGCGACTTCTACGGCGCCTCGAAGGGCGAGCTCGCCGCGGTGGGGGACTTCGACGCCGACGCGCTCGCGGCGCAGGTGGCGCGGCTGTTCGGCGACTGGAAGAGCCCCGCCCCCTACGAGCGCGTGCCGGCGCGGCCCCACAAGACGGACGTGCAGGCGCTCGTGGTGGAGACGCCCGACAAGGCCAACGCCCTCTTCTTCACGGGCGAGGGGCTCGCGCTGCGCGATGACTCGCCGGACTACCCCGCGCTGGTGCTCGGCAACTTCCTGCTCGGCGGCGGCTTCCTCAACTCGCGCCTGGCCACGCGCGTGCGCCAGAAGGACGGCCTGTCCTACTCGGTGAGCAGCTCGCTCACCGCGGGCGCGTTGGACCCCGTGGGCCTGTTCTCCACGTTCGCCATCTACGCGCCGCAGAACGCCGAGCGGCTGGAGACGGCCATGCGCGAGGAGGTGGAGAAGGTGCTGCAGAAGGGCTTCAGCGCGCAGGAGCTGGAGCAGGCGCGCGCGGGGCTGCTGGAGTACCGGCGCACGGGCCGCGCGGACGATTCGCGCCTGACGCACACGCTCGTCTCGTACCTCTTCCTCGACCGCACGCTCGCCTATGACGCCGCGTTCGA
- a CDS encoding alpha/beta fold hydrolase produces the protein MDSPTPFLALPSSSRSTPMGVDSPFPESITRRVHTVRGGGGVALRVHDAGDLHGPPLLFIHGFSQCHRAWRRQLHSALGLGFRLVALDLRGHGDSDKPRGAYGEGRLWADDIQAVITGLGLDNPLLVAWSYGGMVVCDYLRHYGEQHVAGVNFVSAMVKIGTEEAFGLLAPQMLSLIPGLFTPEESLCHAALERFVSLLHHEEVSQETRRLELAYTEGVPAHVREALGSRSVDNDDVLRRLSVPVLVSHGQEDRVVLPASGWHIASVVPHAQVSIFGGIGHSPFWEDARRFNRELAAFAARCW, from the coding sequence ATGGATTCCCCCACACCCTTCCTCGCGCTCCCGTCATCCTCGCGCTCCACGCCGATGGGCGTGGACAGCCCCTTCCCCGAGTCCATCACCCGCCGGGTGCATACCGTGCGCGGGGGGGGAGGCGTGGCGCTGCGCGTGCACGACGCGGGAGACCTCCATGGCCCGCCGTTGCTGTTCATCCATGGCTTTTCCCAGTGTCACCGCGCGTGGCGGCGGCAGCTGCACAGCGCCCTGGGGCTGGGCTTCCGGCTGGTGGCGTTGGATTTGAGGGGGCATGGGGACTCGGACAAGCCGCGCGGGGCGTATGGGGAGGGGCGGCTGTGGGCCGACGACATCCAGGCGGTCATCACCGGGCTCGGGCTGGACAACCCGCTCCTGGTGGCGTGGAGCTACGGCGGCATGGTTGTCTGTGATTACCTGCGCCACTACGGCGAGCAGCACGTGGCGGGGGTGAACTTCGTGTCCGCCATGGTGAAGATTGGCACGGAGGAGGCCTTCGGCCTGCTCGCGCCCCAGATGCTCTCGCTCATCCCCGGGCTGTTCACGCCCGAGGAGTCGCTGTGCCACGCCGCGCTGGAGCGCTTCGTGTCGCTGTTGCACCACGAGGAGGTGTCGCAGGAGACGCGGCGCCTGGAGCTCGCGTACACCGAGGGGGTGCCGGCCCACGTGCGCGAGGCGCTCGGCTCGCGCTCGGTGGACAACGACGACGTGCTGCGGCGGCTGTCGGTGCCGGTGCTCGTGTCGCATGGGCAGGAGGATCGCGTGGTGCTGCCCGCCTCGGGCTGGCACATCGCCTCGGTGGTGCCGCACGCCCAGGTGTCGATTTTCGGGGGCATCGGCCACTCGCCCTTCTGGGAGGATGCCCGGCGCTTCAACCGCGAGCTCGCCGCGTTCGCCGCGCGCTGCTGGTAG
- the sppA gene encoding signal peptide peptidase SppA, translating into MKRFFIGSLAVVGGISLLFVAAIVGLAYLAASHRPGVPDSVVLELDISEPLREHVPEASLTSAFGEHAPTVRDVVDALERAGEDGRVKGLLVRLEGPAGSTAVVQELRDAVKAFRSRGKKAWAYADTFGEGTSATGTYYLASAFDAVYVQPSGDVSVTGVGQETPFARDALVKLGVKPQMGKRHEYKAAVNTFTEQTYTEPHREESTRYLTSIFEQMLRGVSEARGLTPEQVRAALDEAPLTGARALELKLVDGLLYRDEVLAKVKDTAGEGVKRLYLEKYLERAGRPHTKGPVVALVYGAGTISRGRSESNPMSGEDTLGGETVAAALRKAVEDERVRAILFRVDSPGGSYVASDTVRREVQRAREKGKPVIVSMGTYAASGGYFIAMDADRIVAQPGTLTGSIGVYGGKMVTAELWAKLGVSWEPLGVGKNATMYSSSLEFTPEQHAKNEASLDRVYEDFTAKAAAGRKLPVEKLREVARGRVWSGEDAREKGLVDELGGFPVALRLAKEAAKLEGEVRVELFPKEKGTAEVLADLLGERRGDNSDDVEAGGSVAAPLRPVLARTQALYRLAVRLGLVEERQHVLAAPVPDTTW; encoded by the coding sequence ATGAAACGCTTCTTCATCGGTTCACTCGCCGTGGTGGGCGGCATCAGCCTGCTCTTCGTCGCGGCCATCGTGGGGCTCGCGTACCTCGCGGCGTCGCACCGGCCGGGCGTGCCGGACAGCGTGGTGCTGGAGCTGGACATCTCCGAGCCCCTGCGCGAGCACGTGCCAGAGGCCTCGCTCACGAGCGCCTTCGGCGAGCACGCGCCCACGGTGCGCGACGTGGTGGATGCCCTGGAGCGCGCGGGGGAGGACGGGCGCGTCAAGGGCCTGCTGGTGCGGCTGGAGGGGCCCGCGGGCAGTACAGCCGTGGTGCAGGAGTTGCGTGACGCGGTGAAGGCATTCCGCTCGCGGGGCAAGAAGGCGTGGGCGTACGCGGACACCTTCGGCGAGGGCACGAGCGCCACGGGCACCTACTACCTGGCCTCGGCGTTCGACGCCGTCTACGTGCAGCCCTCGGGGGACGTGTCGGTGACGGGGGTGGGGCAGGAGACGCCCTTCGCGCGCGACGCGCTGGTGAAGCTCGGCGTCAAGCCGCAGATGGGCAAGCGCCACGAGTACAAGGCCGCCGTCAACACCTTCACCGAGCAGACGTACACCGAGCCGCACCGCGAGGAGTCCACGCGCTACCTCACGAGCATCTTCGAGCAGATGCTGCGGGGCGTGTCCGAGGCGCGGGGCCTGACGCCCGAGCAGGTGCGCGCCGCCCTGGACGAGGCGCCGCTCACGGGCGCGCGGGCGCTGGAGCTCAAGCTGGTGGACGGGCTGCTCTACCGGGACGAGGTGCTCGCGAAGGTGAAGGACACGGCGGGCGAGGGCGTGAAGCGGCTGTACCTGGAGAAGTACCTCGAGCGCGCGGGGCGGCCGCACACGAAGGGGCCGGTGGTGGCGCTCGTCTACGGGGCGGGCACCATTTCCCGCGGGCGCAGCGAGTCCAACCCCATGTCCGGCGAGGACACCCTGGGGGGAGAGACGGTGGCGGCGGCGCTGCGCAAGGCGGTGGAGGACGAGCGCGTGCGCGCCATCCTCTTCCGGGTGGACAGCCCCGGGGGCAGCTACGTGGCGAGCGACACGGTGCGCCGCGAGGTGCAGCGCGCGCGCGAGAAGGGCAAGCCCGTCATCGTCTCCATGGGCACGTACGCGGCCAGCGGCGGCTACTTCATCGCCATGGACGCGGACAGAATCGTCGCCCAGCCGGGCACGCTCACCGGCAGCATCGGCGTGTACGGCGGGAAGATGGTGACGGCGGAGCTGTGGGCGAAGCTGGGCGTGAGCTGGGAGCCGCTCGGCGTGGGGAAGAACGCCACCATGTACAGCAGCTCGCTCGAGTTCACCCCGGAGCAGCACGCCAAGAACGAGGCGTCGCTCGACAGGGTGTACGAGGACTTCACGGCGAAGGCGGCCGCGGGCCGCAAGCTGCCGGTGGAGAAGCTGCGCGAGGTGGCCCGCGGCCGCGTCTGGTCCGGCGAGGACGCCCGGGAGAAGGGCCTGGTGGACGAGCTGGGCGGCTTCCCCGTCGCGCTGCGGCTCGCCAAGGAGGCGGCGAAGCTGGAGGGCGAGGTGCGGGTGGAGCTCTTCCCCAAGGAGAAGGGCACCGCGGAGGTGCTGGCGGATCTGCTCGGCGAGCGCCGCGGGGACAACAGCGACGACGTGGAGGCGGGAGGGAGCGTGGCGGCGCCGCTGCGGCCCGTGCTCGCCCGCACCCAGGCCCTGTACCGGCTCGCGGTGAGGCTCGGCCTCGTCGAGGAGCGCCAGCACGTGCTCGCCGCGCCGGTGCCGGACACCACCTGGTAG
- a CDS encoding Uma2 family endonuclease has product MCNSQAAAYSALGAMPTGWVGEILDEELVASPRPSDIQARAAFMLGVELGESLVPRRSGAGRWCLLRAPELRLGRDVLVPDLAGWRAERLAEAAVPEEPFLRLAPDWVCEVLGPDSVVLDRTRKLPIYARAGVSQVWLVDPIARTLECFQRVKRGWLLVSTHVGAAIVRAEPFSGLALELSTLWWPPAEPVLELVR; this is encoded by the coding sequence ATGTGCAACAGCCAGGCGGCGGCGTATTCGGCCCTCGGGGCCATGCCCACGGGGTGGGTGGGGGAGATCCTCGACGAGGAACTGGTGGCGTCGCCTCGGCCTTCCGACATCCAGGCGCGCGCCGCCTTCATGTTGGGCGTGGAACTCGGGGAGAGTCTGGTGCCGCGGCGCTCGGGCGCGGGGCGCTGGTGCCTCTTGCGCGCGCCGGAGCTGCGCCTGGGGCGGGACGTGCTGGTGCCGGACCTGGCCGGCTGGCGCGCGGAGCGGCTCGCCGAGGCCGCCGTGCCCGAGGAGCCCTTCCTGCGTCTGGCGCCGGACTGGGTGTGCGAGGTGCTCGGCCCCGACTCGGTGGTGTTGGACAGGACGCGCAAGCTGCCCATCTACGCGCGCGCGGGCGTGTCGCAGGTGTGGCTGGTGGACCCCATCGCCCGCACGCTGGAGTGCTTCCAGCGCGTCAAGCGCGGCTGGCTCCTGGTGAGCACCCACGTGGGCGCGGCCATCGTCCGCGCGGAGCCCTTCTCCGGACTCGCGCTGGAGCTGTCCACGCTCTGGTGGCCGCCCGCCGAGCCCGTGCTGGAGCTGGTGCGCTGA
- a CDS encoding tRNA modification GTPase codes for MTPSATLAALATAPTAGAVGILRLSGPASLEVGRLLAPGVPAAPTPRHAYLASFVDADGAVLDEGLFLYFRAPHSFTGEDVVELQAHGGPRLLRLLLARALAHPAVRPAGPGEFTRRAFLHGRMDLTRAEAVADLVAADSEAAVRAAAAGLAGALATRVRALEEPLRALHADLEGVLDFPEEAEGADADVEPRLAGLRAEAEALLAEAGRGRLVRRGARVALYGPVNAGKSTLFNRLVGEARALVDEEPGTTRDVLEARLEWEGLGVTLLDTAGLREAPGRVEALGIARTREVLATVDLAVLVLPPGEDARAARRWEQDAGATPVLRVAGKCDVRAGGPRGAEDDGALAVSGLTGEGVEALRAGLLSRLWGAGAPGAVALVSERHADALRRAAEALGRAGEALRVSTLEAVSGEVGLALEALGEVSGTHVSEALLDAIFQRFCIGK; via the coding sequence ATGACTCCTTCCGCCACCCTCGCCGCGCTCGCCACCGCCCCCACCGCCGGGGCCGTGGGCATCCTCCGGCTCTCCGGCCCCGCCTCTCTCGAGGTGGGCCGGCTGCTCGCCCCCGGCGTCCCCGCCGCCCCCACGCCCCGCCACGCCTACCTCGCTTCCTTCGTGGACGCGGACGGCGCCGTGCTCGACGAGGGGCTCTTCCTCTACTTCCGCGCGCCCCACTCCTTCACCGGCGAGGACGTCGTCGAGCTGCAGGCCCATGGCGGCCCGCGCCTGTTGCGGCTCTTGCTCGCGCGCGCCCTCGCCCACCCCGCGGTGCGGCCCGCCGGGCCCGGGGAGTTCACCCGGCGCGCCTTCCTCCACGGCCGCATGGATTTGACCCGCGCCGAGGCCGTGGCGGATCTGGTGGCCGCGGACTCGGAGGCGGCCGTGCGCGCCGCCGCGGCGGGACTCGCCGGAGCGCTGGCCACCCGGGTGCGCGCGCTGGAAGAGCCCCTGCGCGCGCTGCACGCGGACCTCGAGGGCGTGCTCGACTTCCCCGAGGAGGCCGAGGGCGCGGACGCGGACGTGGAGCCCCGGCTCGCTGGCTTGCGCGCCGAGGCCGAGGCGCTGCTCGCCGAGGCGGGACGGGGACGGCTCGTGCGCCGGGGCGCGCGCGTGGCGCTCTACGGGCCCGTCAACGCGGGCAAGTCCACGCTCTTCAACCGGCTCGTCGGCGAGGCGCGCGCGCTCGTGGACGAGGAGCCGGGCACCACGCGCGACGTGCTCGAGGCGCGGCTCGAGTGGGAGGGCCTGGGCGTCACGCTGCTGGACACCGCGGGCCTGCGCGAGGCGCCGGGGCGCGTGGAGGCGCTGGGCATCGCCCGCACCCGCGAGGTGCTCGCCACGGTGGACCTGGCCGTGCTGGTGCTGCCCCCCGGCGAGGACGCGCGCGCGGCGCGGCGCTGGGAGCAGGACGCCGGGGCCACGCCCGTCTTGCGCGTGGCGGGCAAGTGCGACGTGCGCGCGGGCGGGCCGCGTGGCGCGGAGGACGACGGCGCGCTGGCCGTCAGTGGCCTCACCGGCGAGGGCGTGGAGGCCCTGCGCGCGGGGCTGCTCTCGCGGCTGTGGGGGGCAGGCGCTCCCGGCGCCGTCGCGCTCGTCTCCGAGCGTCACGCGGACGCCCTGCGGCGCGCGGCCGAGGCCCTGGGGCGCGCGGGGGAAGCGCTGCGCGTGTCCACGCTCGAGGCCGTGTCCGGCGAGGTGGGGCTCGCCCTGGAAGCGCTCGGCGAGGTGTCCGGCACCCACGTCTCCGAGGCCCTGCTCGACGCCATCTTCCAGCGCTTCTGCATCGGCAAGTGA
- the yidC gene encoding membrane protein insertase YidC — MNDLDPLSPNSADSQRRLLVALALAMVLTYAFTTFFSPKPPEEGAADAGAQVTEVSDGGTPAVTPPAPGTPPSPGTVEGAGAVAEAPAPPVRTVDLHRTETKYAFSTEGAGLTAAVLQGVKMREQQHLGVAEGYKLLFGGEVPPPPQMNLAQPVPGQPLPLAVSIDGPTPLSANARYAVDESVAAERGATFTARQGPWEVVKSVQWPQQGFELVYTVQVKNTSAQPLTGEFKVHYGRAIDPANEHAPSFFGGMGNLSHASCHVGEEKHKLAAEDKQPEPETLRGPVHFFGIDQQYFLSALYPLEGSLQGRCELVATAQARAVVAAFPLTAAPGQTVTFRFGGYMGPKDPDFLAVVPGPELRAAASLPASAYSPPLGETIDYGIWAVIAKLLVSIMKFFHNLTGNWGVAIILLTVLVKTLLLPLTHKSMVSMEAMKKLQPRVEELRKKYADDRERQNMEMMKLYSEAKVSPLGGCLPMLIQMPVWIALFTALRNSYDIYQEPFFGPVWRDLTYKDPTYLLPIALGVSMIITQKLQPQMGDPAQARLMTWFLPIIFTATLFNYPAGLALYIFTNNLLSIAQQYGLRKWLERGQAATATAGGKSK; from the coding sequence ATGAACGACCTGGATCCGCTCTCGCCCAACTCCGCCGATTCCCAGCGGCGACTGCTGGTGGCGCTCGCGCTCGCGATGGTGCTTACCTACGCCTTCACCACCTTCTTCTCGCCCAAGCCGCCCGAGGAGGGCGCCGCGGACGCGGGTGCGCAGGTGACCGAGGTCTCCGACGGAGGCACCCCGGCCGTCACGCCCCCGGCTCCCGGCACCCCGCCCTCCCCGGGCACCGTCGAGGGTGCTGGCGCCGTGGCCGAGGCCCCCGCCCCGCCCGTGCGCACGGTGGATCTGCACCGCACGGAGACGAAGTACGCGTTCTCCACCGAGGGCGCTGGCCTCACCGCGGCGGTGCTCCAGGGCGTGAAGATGCGCGAGCAGCAGCACCTGGGCGTCGCCGAGGGCTACAAGCTGCTCTTCGGCGGAGAGGTGCCGCCGCCGCCGCAGATGAACCTGGCGCAGCCGGTGCCCGGCCAGCCCCTGCCGCTCGCCGTCTCCATCGACGGCCCCACTCCCCTGTCGGCCAACGCCCGCTACGCGGTGGACGAGTCGGTGGCGGCCGAGCGCGGCGCCACCTTCACCGCGCGCCAGGGGCCGTGGGAAGTCGTCAAGAGCGTGCAGTGGCCCCAGCAGGGCTTCGAGCTCGTCTACACCGTGCAGGTGAAGAACACCTCGGCCCAGCCGCTCACCGGTGAGTTCAAGGTGCACTACGGCCGCGCCATCGATCCGGCCAACGAGCACGCCCCGTCCTTCTTCGGCGGCATGGGCAACCTGAGCCACGCCTCGTGCCACGTGGGCGAGGAGAAGCACAAGCTCGCGGCCGAGGACAAGCAGCCCGAGCCCGAGACGCTGCGCGGCCCCGTGCACTTCTTCGGCATCGATCAGCAGTACTTCCTCTCCGCGCTCTACCCGCTGGAGGGCTCGCTGCAGGGCCGCTGCGAGCTGGTGGCCACCGCCCAGGCGCGCGCCGTCGTGGCCGCCTTCCCCCTCACCGCCGCCCCCGGCCAGACGGTGACGTTCCGCTTCGGCGGCTACATGGGCCCGAAGGATCCGGACTTCCTCGCCGTGGTGCCCGGCCCCGAGCTGCGCGCCGCCGCGAGCCTCCCCGCGAGCGCCTACTCCCCGCCGCTCGGCGAGACGATCGACTACGGCATCTGGGCCGTCATCGCCAAGCTGCTCGTGAGCATCATGAAGTTCTTCCACAACCTCACGGGCAACTGGGGCGTGGCCATCATCCTGCTCACCGTGCTCGTCAAGACGCTGCTGCTGCCCCTCACCCACAAGTCCATGGTGAGCATGGAGGCCATGAAGAAGCTGCAGCCGCGCGTCGAGGAGCTGCGCAAGAAGTACGCGGACGACCGCGAGCGGCAGAACATGGAGATGATGAAGCTCTACTCGGAGGCCAAGGTGAGTCCGCTCGGCGGCTGCCTCCCCATGCTCATCCAGATGCCCGTGTGGATCGCCCTCTTCACCGCCCTGCGCAACAGCTACGACATCTACCAGGAGCCCTTCTTCGGCCCGGTGTGGCGCGACCTCACCTACAAGGATCCCACCTACCTGCTGCCCATCGCCCTGGGCGTGAGCATGATCATCACCCAGAAGCTCCAGCCGCAGATGGGTGACCCGGCCCAGGCCCGGTTGATGACCTGGTTCCTCCCCATCATCTTCACCGCCACCCTCTTCAACTACCCGGCGGGCCTCGCCCTCTACATCTTCACCAACAACCTCCTGTCGATCGCCCAGCAGTACGGGCTGCGCAAGTGGCTCGAGCGAGGACAGGCCGCCACCGCCACCGCCGGAGGCAAGAGCAAGTGA
- the yidD gene encoding membrane protein insertion efficiency factor YidD: protein MSPLAFLLALPIRFYRRWISRWLPPACRFHPSCSAYALEALQKHGALRGLRLITWRLLRCQPFHPGGFDPVP, encoded by the coding sequence ATGAGCCCGCTCGCTTTCCTCCTCGCGCTGCCCATCCGCTTCTACCGTCGGTGGATTTCCCGCTGGCTGCCCCCGGCGTGCCGCTTCCACCCTTCCTGCTCCGCGTATGCCCTGGAGGCGCTGCAGAAGCACGGCGCCCTCCGCGGCCTGCGCCTCATCACCTGGCGCCTCTTGCGCTGCCAGCCCTTCCATCCGGGCGGCTTCGACCCGGTGCCCTGA
- the rnpA gene encoding ribonuclease P protein component encodes MKAEGQAPSRDERFPKALRLLKRREFLEVQEKGQKVPVECLLGLVRPNGRPHCRVGLTISSKVGNAVERARLRRLLRECFRKRHGQWPPGVDVVLVVRQSAKDAPFPVVSRAFDGITRKLQRLFPSVPRESPPR; translated from the coding sequence GTGAAGGCCGAGGGCCAGGCGCCATCTCGCGACGAGCGCTTTCCCAAGGCCCTCCGCCTGCTCAAGCGGCGCGAGTTCCTCGAGGTCCAGGAGAAGGGGCAGAAAGTGCCCGTGGAGTGTCTCCTGGGGCTCGTGAGGCCCAATGGTCGGCCCCATTGCCGCGTGGGCCTCACCATCTCCAGCAAGGTGGGCAACGCGGTGGAGCGTGCCCGCTTGCGGCGGCTGCTGCGCGAGTGTTTCCGCAAGCGCCACGGGCAATGGCCGCCGGGTGTGGACGTTGTACTGGTGGTGCGTCAGTCCGCCAAGGATGCCCCCTTCCCCGTCGTGTCGCGCGCGTTCGACGGCATCACCCGCAAGCTGCAGCGGCTCTTCCCGTCCGTGCCCCGGGAGTCTCCTCCTCGATGA
- the rpmH gene encoding 50S ribosomal protein L34: MSKRTYQPSKIKRNRTHGFRKRNSTRAGQDVLSRRRAKGRKRLVVSAYKK; the protein is encoded by the coding sequence GTGTCCAAGCGCACCTACCAGCCGTCGAAGATCAAGCGCAACCGTACCCACGGGTTCCGCAAGCGTAACTCCACCCGCGCGGGCCAGGACGTGCTCAGCCGCCGCCGCGCCAAGGGCCGCAAGCGCCTGGTCGTGTCCGCTTACAAGAAGTAG